One genomic region from Chitinophagaceae bacterium encodes:
- the trpD gene encoding anthranilate phosphoribosyltransferase, giving the protein MKTILKKLLEYESLSRKEAKEILIHMTNGQYNSSEISSFLTIYMMRSITVEELEGFRDALLEVCISLDVREYDLIDICGTGGDGKDTFNISTISAIVAAASGQMVAKHGNVGVSSSVGSSNILEYLGYTFTNDTSLLKEQLEKTGICFLHAPLFHPALKHVAPIRKELGLKTFFNMIGPLVNPAFPKKQMIGVFSLELARTYGYMFQKTETKFAIVHSLDGYDEISLTEKCKIISNTGESIMSPSDLGFETINPQNIIAGKNIKNSAEIFVNILNGTATKEQTNVVLANAGLALSLSTPSKNILDSIQIARETIQSQKAFRLLKKIL; this is encoded by the coding sequence ATGAAAACAATACTCAAAAAACTATTAGAATACGAATCCCTCTCCCGAAAAGAAGCGAAAGAAATACTCATTCATATGACCAACGGACAATACAATTCCAGTGAAATATCCTCTTTCCTAACAATATACATGATGAGGAGCATTACCGTTGAAGAATTAGAAGGATTTAGAGACGCTTTATTAGAAGTATGCATCTCTTTAGATGTGAGAGAATATGATTTGATAGATATCTGTGGCACAGGAGGAGATGGAAAAGACACTTTTAATATATCTACTATATCTGCTATAGTAGCCGCTGCTTCGGGACAGATGGTTGCTAAGCACGGAAATGTAGGGGTATCTTCCTCAGTAGGATCTTCTAATATATTAGAATATCTCGGATACACCTTTACAAATGATACCTCTCTTCTCAAAGAACAACTGGAAAAAACAGGTATTTGCTTTCTCCACGCACCACTTTTTCATCCCGCTCTGAAACATGTAGCCCCTATTAGAAAAGAACTCGGACTAAAAACATTTTTTAATATGATTGGACCCCTCGTAAACCCCGCATTCCCAAAAAAACAAATGATAGGAGTGTTTAGCTTAGAACTCGCAAGAACGTACGGATATATGTTTCAAAAAACAGAAACCAAATTCGCCATTGTCCATTCCCTAGATGGATATGATGAAATTTCCCTCACCGAAAAATGTAAAATAATATCAAATACAGGAGAATCCATTATGTCACCCTCAGACCTCGGCTTTGAAACCATAAATCCCCAGAACATTATTGCAGGAAAAAATATAAAAAACTCTGCTGAAATCTTTGTGAACATACTCAACGGAACTGCTACCAAAGAACAAACAAATGTAGTACTAGCAAATGCAGGTTTGGCTCTCTCACTCTCCACACCCTCCAAAAATATCCTCGATTCCATACAAATAGCAAGAGAAACCATACAATCTCAAAAAGCATTCCGACTCCTTAAAAAAATTTTGTAA